The sequence GAGGCGATTGTCAGGCAGGTCCAGGACGTTCCCGGATTCCGGGGGGTCTACTACCTCGTCGACCGGGCCACGGGCGTGGCCAAAACGCTGACCTTGTGGGACGACGAACGGACGATGCTGGACAGCGAGGAAGAGGCCGCGCGGATCCGCGAGCGGACGGCGCAGCGGGAGGGCCAGCGGATCGTCTCGGTCGAACGCTTCGAGGTCGGCTTCAGCCACCTGCAGCCGTAGCACGAGAGCACAACGGCTCGACAGCTCGACGGCTCGACGGCTCGACGCAGCGTGGAACGACGTGATGCACGAGGAGCGATGGCCATGGGCAAGCTCTCGATCGACCAGTTGCGAGAACGGGTACGCGGCGCGGTCGTCACCCCGGACGACGCGTCCTACGACGAGGCGCGCAAGGTCCACAACGCCATGATCGACCGGAGGCCGGCGGCCGTCGTGCACTGTGCCAACGCGGGGGACGTCATGGCCACGGTGGACTTCGCCCGGGAGAACGGGCTCGACCTGGCGGTGCGGGGCGGCGGGCACAGCGTGCCCGGCTTCGGCACCTGCGACGGCGGCGTGGTGGCCGACCTGTCCGGGATGCGCGGGGTCCGCGTCGACGCCGCGGGGCGCACGGCCCGCGCGGAGGGCGGGGCGACCTGGGGCGACTTCAACGCCGCCACGTACGCCTTCGGGCTGGCCGCGACCGGCGGGATCATCTCCACCACGGGCGTCGGCGGCCTCACCCTCGGCGGCGGCATCGGTTACCTGGCCCGCGGACTGGGGCTGAGCTGCGACAACCTGATCTCGGCCGATGTGGTGACCGCGGACGGCCGGCTCGTCGTGGCGAGCGAGGACGAGAACGCCGACCTCTTCTGGGCGCTGCGCGGCGGCGGTGGCAACTTCGGCGCGGTGACCTCGTTCGAGTTCCGGCTGAGCCCCGTCAAGGACATCTACGGCGGGCCGATGCTCTTCGAGCTGGCGGACGCTCCCACCGTGCTGCGCTCCTTCGCCGACCACATCGCCGACGCGCCGGAGGAACTCGGCGGGTTCCCGGCCTTCCAGATAGCCCCGCCGCTCCCGTTCATCCCGGAGGACCGGCACGGTGACACCTTCGCGCTGATCGTGGCGTGCTGGACCGGGCCGCTCGACGAGGGGGAACGCGCCCTCCAGGCCTTCCACGACTTCGCGCCGGTGGTCGCCGAGCACGTCGGCCCGATGCCCTACCCGGCGCTCAACAGCGCCTTCGACGCGCTCGTACCGCCCGGCCTCCAGCACTACTGGAAGGCCAATTTCGTGACCGAGCTGACCGACGACGTGATCGACGCGCACCTGCGGCACGCGCCCGGCCTGCCCGCCGTGAACTCGACGGTCCACATCTACCCGATCAACGGCGCCTGCCACCGCGTCGCACCGGACGCCACGGCCTTCGCCTACCGGGACGCCTCGTTCGCCACGGTGATCGCCGGGATGTGGCCCGACCCCGCCGACAACGAGACCGCCACGGCCTGGGTGCGCGACTACTACGACGCCACCGCCGCGCACTCGGAGGAGGGCGGCTACATCAACTTCATGGCCGATGACGACCAGGACCGGATCCGGACCAACTACAAGGGCAACTACGACCGCTTGGTCGCGGTCAAGCGCGCCTACGACCCGGAGAACCTGTTCCACCTGAACCAGAACATCCGCCCCTAGGAGGCTCCGGCGGCGGCTCCGGCGGTGGCTCCGGCGGCGTAGCGGTCCGGATGCGGACTGTTCCTTCATCTGCATATTTTGGGCGGGTGTACCGAAAGGTCCCCTACGGCCGATTTGTCAGATAGAGGAAGGTCCCCATGAAGCGTTTCCCGGTGATCGGTGTGCTCTGTGTCGGCGCGATTCTCGGTCTCTCCGCCTGCTCCGACGACAGCTCCTCGCCCGCGGAGGAGGCCACCAAGGCCGCCGCAGACCTGTGCACCGACCTGAACGCGCTCAAGGCCGACAACGCCAAGCTGAAGGCGCTGAACCCCGCCAACGCGACCAAGGACCAGGTCAAGGACGCCTACGAGGCCGTCCAGAAGGACTGGGAGAGCGTCAAGGAGAACGCCACCCAGCTGAAGGATGCGGAGCGCGAGGCGGTCAAGTCGGCCGCCGAGGACCTCAAGAAGAGCTACCAGGACCTGCCCGGCGACACGACCGGCAAGGACGCGCGTACCCAGCTGCAGCCGCAGATCGAGAGTCTGGACCAGGCCGCCACGGCCGCCGCCACCGGCCTGCGCTGCTGACCGGTCGAAGGACGCGTACGAGGACCCCGCCCGGCTCTCCGGGCGGGGTCCCTCGTGTGTCGGGGTCAGGCGGCGGGCGCGGCGGGCGTGGCAGGCGCGGTGGGCTTCGCGGGTACGGCGGGCAGCTCGGGGATCGGGGGTCCCACCGGCAGCAGCTCGGTGACCACGAAGGCGACCACGGCCGAGATGATCACGACCGGGATCATCGCGGTGCCGCCGAGCATCAGGACCACCATCACCACGCTGCTCACCGGCAGCCGCAGCGCACTGGCGGCGGTCGCGGCCATGCCCGCCCCCATGGCGGGCACGATGCCGAGTCCGGGCAGCGGCCCGAGCAGGACGCCCGCCACGGCGCCGAGGCAGAGCGCCGGGAAGATGGGACCGCCGCGCAGGCTGCCGAGGCAGATGGCGTAGCCGGCGCCCTTGAAGACGAGTACGCCGATCAGCGCACCCACGCCCCAGGAGTGCGGGTCGGCGGCCAGTCTGCCGATCATCGCCTGGCCCGACCCGGTGACATCGGCGGGCGAGAGGCCGGTGATGAGCGCGTAGAGGCTCGCGCAGGCCGCGGCGGCCAGCGCGCACTGGACGGTCCGCAGGAGGGGCCGTTCCAGGACGTACGCGGCGATCAGCCGGGCTCCGGTGAGCACGGGGTGCAGGGCGAGGGCCAGGGCCGCGGCGATCAGTACCGCCCAGAGCACGTCGGGCACGTCCAGGTGGGGTACGGGGACGCCCAGCTCCAGCTTCAGGCTTCCGGTCTTCAGGCCGGTCCAGCGCCCGAGGCCCGTGAAGACCAGGTCACCGACCCCGGCGGACAGCAGTGACGGCAGCATCACGGCGAACAGCTGCGGCCCGCCCACGCCGGCCACCTCGATCAGCAGCACCGCGGCGATCAGCGGATTCCCGAAGATCGTGGCGATGGCCGCCGCGGCGCCCGCCGCGCCGACGAGCGCGGTGCCCTGCGGGGTCACCGGCGCCTGCGCGAGATTGCGGAACAGCAGGGCCAGGCCGCCACCGAGAGCGATCAGCGGAGCTTCGGGACCCAGGACCGCGCCGAGCGGCAGACTCGCGACCGCCGCGATGATGACGCCGGGCAGGGCCCCTGCCGAGGCCCCGCCGGTGTGCAGGCCGGCCGCGGGGAGGTGACCGCCGTTGCCGCGCATGTGCGGGACCACCAGGCCGACCACGACACCGGCGACGAGCAGCAGGGGCAGCGGCCACCACCAGGGCGGGACGTCCCAGCCCAGGGCCTCGGGGAGGTCCGTCCACATCACGCGTTCCATGTTGTGCAGCGCGGCGAGGAACCAGAACGACGCCAGGGACACCGGGATGCTGATGAGGGCGCAGAAGAACAGCAGCTTCAGGTATCCCGGGCTGCGGAGGGTCTGCCTCAGGACGTCGGCCTCCTGCGGCTGCGTTCCGGCGGGGGGCGGTTCGGATCGAGGGCGCGACTGCGGCATGGC comes from Streptomyces virginiae and encodes:
- a CDS encoding FAD-binding oxidoreductase, encoding MGKLSIDQLRERVRGAVVTPDDASYDEARKVHNAMIDRRPAAVVHCANAGDVMATVDFARENGLDLAVRGGGHSVPGFGTCDGGVVADLSGMRGVRVDAAGRTARAEGGATWGDFNAATYAFGLAATGGIISTTGVGGLTLGGGIGYLARGLGLSCDNLISADVVTADGRLVVASEDENADLFWALRGGGGNFGAVTSFEFRLSPVKDIYGGPMLFELADAPTVLRSFADHIADAPEELGGFPAFQIAPPLPFIPEDRHGDTFALIVACWTGPLDEGERALQAFHDFAPVVAEHVGPMPYPALNSAFDALVPPGLQHYWKANFVTELTDDVIDAHLRHAPGLPAVNSTVHIYPINGACHRVAPDATAFAYRDASFATVIAGMWPDPADNETATAWVRDYYDATAAHSEEGGYINFMADDDQDRIRTNYKGNYDRLVAVKRAYDPENLFHLNQNIRP
- a CDS encoding chloride channel protein, with protein sequence MPQSRPRSEPPPAGTQPQEADVLRQTLRSPGYLKLLFFCALISIPVSLASFWFLAALHNMERVMWTDLPEALGWDVPPWWWPLPLLLVAGVVVGLVVPHMRGNGGHLPAAGLHTGGASAGALPGVIIAAVASLPLGAVLGPEAPLIALGGGLALLFRNLAQAPVTPQGTALVGAAGAAAAIATIFGNPLIAAVLLIEVAGVGGPQLFAVMLPSLLSAGVGDLVFTGLGRWTGLKTGSLKLELGVPVPHLDVPDVLWAVLIAAALALALHPVLTGARLIAAYVLERPLLRTVQCALAAAACASLYALITGLSPADVTGSGQAMIGRLAADPHSWGVGALIGVLVFKGAGYAICLGSLRGGPIFPALCLGAVAGVLLGPLPGLGIVPAMGAGMAATAASALRLPVSSVVMVVLMLGGTAMIPVVIISAVVAFVVTELLPVGPPIPELPAVPAKPTAPATPAAPAA